The Longimicrobiaceae bacterium nucleotide sequence CCCGCGGGATACCGCAGATGGTGGGATCCAGCGTGGCCCTGCAACCGAGTCGACGTTACTGGTCGACGAACTGGATCAGCTTCCGTTCCAGAAAGCCGCGAAGCAGGTCGTCCAGGTCTGCCTCGCACCGTTCGCGATCGACGTCGAACTCCTCCACGAGGCGGTCAGCGATCTCGCGCGGAGTCCGGGGTTGGTCGAGCATGTTCCAGACGCGGC carries:
- a CDS encoding PqqD family protein, giving the protein MPAEGVRALGADDRIQTVPRQVSAEVHGETVILQVETGRYYGLDEVGSRVWNMLDQPRTPREIADRLVEEFDVDRERCEADLDDLLRGFLERKLIQFVDQ